The Paraburkholderia largidicola DNA segment AGCCATAAACCCGCTCGCCTATTAGCGGCCACGCGGCGACGGATTGATCAGGTGGCGGAATCTGGAAGCTGCCGCTCCTGAAAACGGCCATCGCCCGCTCGATCGAATTGGCCACCGCGACGCCCAGCAAGTAGGTCGGCACGAGAATTATCACGAATGCGCAGAGGATGATCACCGTGGCGATCAGGCCATCCTTGCCGGCGAGCGAACGCCGAAGCCTGACCTGCAGCGGATACAGCGTGATGGCAAGGATCAATGCCCAAACCATGAGGTTGAGGAACGGGACAAAGATCCGGAAACAGAAGATGGCCAGAACGGCGACGAGTCCGGCGCGGATCAGTACATCGAGCAATTGCCGGGACAGCACCCGTTGGGTATCCGGTGTGAGCAGCATGACTATCCTCCCGGCAGGTCACCCTGATCATTTGCCGGCGACAAATCAGGGCGAGCCCAAATCGGCATCACCGGCATGGCAGGGAGAAACGCGCACTGATATTGACGTAAATGCCACTGTTGAAGCTGGTATGCAGAGGCCTCGTATCTTGTCGCGAACGTGCGCCAGTTCCATTCACATTCGGCCGCGAACGCGTAACACCTTGCGAATGCAAAGCACTTTCCCTGACTCATGCCGTGATGGGCGGCTTTAGTCGCAGCATCTTCCGATTTCTTGTGGTCGTAGATCTTTTTGCTAACCGCGCCCCCGCTTGAATTCAGAAACCGTTGGACTCGCGTCCAGATTCTCTTCAGGCCATATTCATGATTTGCATGACACACGCCCTATGACCCGCAGGTAGAGAATTTCAGCCTATACACGCCGAACAAAAGTTTGTATTGGACTTTGGTCCAATGACGGGTCGGGCGGCGGGAAAACTGTTCTGCCCGGGAAGAAGAAGCATTGCATTTGTGGTTGTAGGTGCGTTACCGTGCAAGTCATCTTCTCGATCTGAATTGACACACGTGACACCGCGAACGCACGGTGACGACGAGACCGAGTGTCCATTGATCGCGGAAGCAAAGGCGACCATATCACGACAGGCGTGACATCGCGCCTGAGCCATCACGCCCAGGGAGACTGCATCATGTTCTTACGGAATAGACGGTGCGCGGTGACTTTCGCCGCAATCTTGCTGGCAGTCTCTGCCGGGAATTCGATGGCAACCGAACAGGCTCAGCAACGTCGCGCTGGACGTGATGTTCGACAGGAAACACGCCAGGGCTCCCGCCACACAAAACGGGATTGCCGGGCTGCCAACCAGCAATCCAACTCGCAATGCAGGCAGGATAAACGTGAAACCAAGCAACACGGCCGGCAGACAGCTCGCGACATCAAGTATTGAATGTGATTGACTTTGCGACAATTCACCGACATTAGCGCCTAGTCATTTATCGCGTTACAGGAATGGCAGCGATCCTAGCCGGATCAACATTTGATAAGGCCGTTCCGGGCCCACCGCATGAGCTGCGTTCACGTGCGTGATCTTTGGAGAATCAGCTTCCGACTGCGAAGTGACAGCCGAAACGCTGCCGGGCTCGAGAATGCTCGACGATTGGTAAAGACAGATCCACTCTTGCACGCCTGGATTCGACATGTCAGTTTCGAGCATCCAGTTCACCCCGCACTGCAGACAACGATATCTGCACACTTCGAGCGGGCTGCGACGTAGCGGACGCAGCCTTGTCGAACAGCGTGCTTTCTCCAATTGCGGATGGGGAACAGGAGTAGCGCTCTGTAGCATTCCGTCGCATGCGTCGCAAAACATGGCAGTCAGGATCGCAGAAGAGTGTGGAACACACTATAGCACTGGGTATCGCGAGATCGAGTGAAGGATGGACCCATGCTGACCGCTCGCTGCATTTCAGATGGCAGGCGTACAGTTGGAGACGTCGGCGCATTGCATTGCAATGCGCCGGATCCTGGTCGGTTCACCCATGACGATTCGCCTGACCCGTCAGACGTGTCCCCTGCTCCTATCTCACGGAGTTCGACAATCAATTAATTAAATACGGGCTCCGCACGTGGTGCTCATGGGGTACGACGCGCTCTTTCTCGCGATAGCAACTCCTGCTTCAACATGAGTGCCTCGCTATTGTCGTGCTGCAACGACAGCGCCCAAAAAACGCCCGAGCGTGCCATATGCAGGTCGTTTTTCTCGAGACCGGCGTGTGCCCGCGCAAGTGCCAGAGCCATCAGCCTCTGATTCTTGTCGCCCTCTCTCGGCGAGGACACCGATTGAGATGGCTGAGGTGTCGCAGTGGACGGCGGGGGCGGTGCGGACACGGCCTCCGACGCAGGCGTGGGTCCCGCTGTCACCGTCGGGCTTTGCGCCCCCGCTGGATTTTGCGCCGGGCCGGGCGCGATTGTCGGCGCGTTAGCGGCCGGCGCCTGTCTGGCCTGACCCGTGCCATTTGGCGTGACGCTACCTTGCACCGTGTTCGACGCCGCTGCCTGTTCCCCATCAGAGGAATCATCATGCCGGTGCAACAACACCACTGCTCCGCAGAGCACGACTAATGCCGCCAGCGCGGCGGCTCCAACTTTCACACGCCAGTTTCGGGAACCGCCACGCAATAGCGAAGGCGAACGCGTGTCGCCATAGGGGTCAGCCCCGGCCAGGCGTGTCGGCCGAACCGGCTGGCTGCGACCCTCGGGCGCAACCTTGGGCCGTGCCGCAGTTGCACTCGCCGTTCTGGATGCCGTTGGAGCATCGGGCTTCTTCACCGAGGCGCTTTCGCTGGACGCGAGCTTCGCAGGCGCTCCGCAATGTGGACAAAAATTAACTGGCTCGAATAACTTACCGCCGCAACGCGCACACGTGGTCAAAAAAACCGGGCGACGAGCGGCTTGCGCGTCCATCGTCAAAATGTTCCCCCGTAAAAATGTAGCTGCGCCATTCGATGCGAACGATAACGCTGTCGCATATAGATAAGACGAATCGGAATGGCGCGGGGCAGATTGGCCAATATCCGTCAGCGGCGCGCCAGCGTCAACCCGCCATGCCGAATTACGCAAGCGTGCATCGGTCATAGTTTAGGCACCTGCCGCAAATCGAAGTCTGGTCCGTTTGTGGGGTCAAGGTGCTTTTCTGCGGGCGCCACCGTGCGCCGCGGTCGCGTTTGTCATTTCCGATCACGCGTGGACGACTCAAAACGACGATAGATCGCGCCTCCTCGAAGCCCAGTGGCTTGCTCCGATTTCTCACGTCAGATAAACGCTTGATCGTGTCGCCGTCGAAGCGTCGTCGTGTTTCGACACGGCATATGATTAGGAATCCGTTTTAATGGTCATGACATGCCGACGGCGGCCTTGGCACCAACACCAAAAAGCCGATCACCCTCTTCGGTAAGCAATGAGCACGCGACGATCAAAACTACAAATCCACCACGACATCTCCGACGGGCCGCGCGCAGCAAATCAGCACATTGCCATCGGCAGGCTTGTCGAGCGGCTCCGGCGCATAGGCGACCGCCCCTGAAACAAGCCCACTCTCGCAGTTGTGACATATTCCCGACCGGCATGACCACCGGACGGGCACATCGCAGGCTTCGGCCAGTTCAAGAATGCTTTGATAAGAAAGCGCATTCCAGTGCGTGGCGATGCCACTGCGCGCGAACGACACCAGCGGCCCTTCCGTAGACGCGGCTACCGGCAAATGCGGAGCCCGTACCGACGTGTCCGTCATACCGGGATTCAGCGATTCGACGCCGCCGAAGCGCTCCATATGAAGCCGTGAACCCGGAACACCCATGCCTTCTCCCAGCGTTCGCTTCATGTCCTGCATGAACGATGTGGGTCCGCACAGATAGACATCGGCATCCGCGGGAAGGCCGACCTTTTCCAACATCGTTTGCGACACACGCCCCGTGTCGTCGAAATCGACGCCGATACGATCGCCCGCCGCTGGCGCGCTGTAGCAAACGTAGCTGCGTCCGTGCTCGAGCATGCTAAGCAGGTGGCCAGATTCGGCGCTGAGCGGATGATGCTTGCCATCACGGGCCGCATGAATCCAGAGTACCTGCCGCTCCACCCCTGCCGCCGACAGTGCGTTCAGCATCGAGAGAACCGGCGTCACGCCGATTCCCGCACTGAGCAACACGACGGGATTCGTTCCTTCCTTGAGGATGAAGTCCCCGCGTGGCGCGCTGACATCGAGCGTATCTCCAACCCGAACCCGACCGCCGAGATAGGTGCCGGCCACACCGTCCGGTTCGACTTTCACGCTGATGCGATATCGGCCTGTCGATGGCGCGCCCGAGAGCGAATAGCTCCGAAAGAACGGCGCATCGTCAGCGCTCTGTCTCAATCGCAACACGACATATTGCCCCGGACGAGCCTGCTGAAGCGGCAGTCCGTCCGTCGCCTCGAAGACGAACGAAAGAACGTCGGCTGACTCTGTTTGGATTGCGACGACCGTGAGTGGTCGAAAGCCGGGCGCAACCGCATTCGACGCCGCAGCAGGTGCAAGCCCCGCGTTGCCGCTAGTCGCGCCCGCCTCGATGCTGCCGAGTAATGTGTTGAACGACCTCCGCCATCCCGGCGACAGCGCATCGATACACAATGCGCGCTCCAGTCGGTCGCGTGGATGGTCAGGCGAATACAGCAGCGCATTGATCTCTTCGACGGTCATCTGCTCCTTCGCACTTCGCAGCTTGATGATTTCGTCGCCCGCACCGACGTCGCCTTCCTGCAGGACGCGCAAATAGAACCCCGGGCGTCCGCTGGATGTCAGCAAAGCCGGCATACGCGGCTCATCCATGCGAATGCCAAGGCGATAGCAGGTCACGCGCGGCTGAGTGACTTCGAAAATTGCATGACCGATCTGGTAGACATCGCCGATGCAGACCTCACGGTCCGGCATCCCATCTATCGTGAAGTTCTCGCTGAACTGTCCAAAGCCGAACGCTTTCCTGTTCAGCGACGCCTCCCAGTGTCGATACGAGTCGATCTGATAGGCCAGCACGGCGCGTTGTTCTCCGCCATGACCGCCAAGGTCTCCTTGACCGTCACCTTCAAGGCCCAGTCGCCGCGCGACACAACGCCCTTGCACCGGAAGCTTCCAGATTCCCGTATGCACGGTCCGCCCATTCCATTCGATGTCGCGCGGGAGGCCAACATTCACCGATAGCAGTCGAGCCATGTCACTCACACCTCTATACGATTTCCGGCAGAGCGCGTCCTTGCCGCGATGCGCGCTTGGTCAACTACGGCAATACACGGCGCTCATTTGCGTGACGGAATGAATCCTGGCGTGCCCGTCTTCACGACTTCGTTGTATCGACGCCGGGTCTGAATCTGATCGATCGCCTCGAACGCGTCTGCCGGGAGCGCGGCAATACTGAAGTTTTCCCGCGCGCGAGCGGCTGTCTTTGGCGTGGTCAGCATCGCCGTGCCGCGTTGCACCGCCCAGGCAAGTAGGACCTGGGCCGGTGTTTTCTCGACACGCGCAGCGATCGCTGCGACGACGGGATCATCGAGCGGGCCCGGCCTTATTCCATGTCCCAGCGGAGCAAACGCCAAAAACACGATCCCGTTGCCGTTGCAGAACTCGAGAAGCTCCGTTTCAGGAAGATACGGATGGGCTTCGACCTGCACCGCCGCCGGTTTGATTCGTGCCACCTCATATAGAGGTTGCAGATCGCTCAACGTAATGTCGGACAGTCCGATTGCGCGGCATTTCCCGCCATCGACGAGCGCTTCCATCGCGCGCCATGTGTCGAGCAACGTCACGCCGTCGTCGTAGATCACGTCGCCATTCTGATCGCGTGGGTCCTGATCGTCTCCGGGCTGGAATGCAAAGGGCGTGTGTATCAGGTACAGATCCAGATAGTCGATTCCAAGCTTCTTGCAGCTTGCTTCGAAAGCCTGCGGGACGCGCTCGGGCCGATGGTTCGAGTTCCAGAGCTTGGTCGTAACGAAGACCTCTTCGCGAGCGATCCCATTCGCTGCGAGCCCCTTCTGCAAGGCCTCGCCTACCTCGCTCTCGTTTCTATATCGCTCCGCGCAATCGAAGTGTCGAAACCCTTCTGTCAGAGCATCGTAGACAGCCGTTCGGGTCGTGGCCGGATCGGGGATGAGCGTACCGAACCCGATGGCGGGCATCGCACCAGGCCCGTGTTTCAGCGGGATTTTTCGCAGCTGGAAATCTGTCGGCGCATCCATAGTGCTACCTCCGCACCCTCGCAGGCGCAAAGCAGCCCGTCAATTCGCGTGCGTACGCGACAACGTGCAGGTACAACGGGGATATCGGCTCGCGACTGTCGACGACACCACTTCTTCCGAAAGCAATCGCGAACCATTGCATGCCGACTACCATATCCGCTATCCGTTACGGATGCAGCGGACGTGCCGTCCGTTCCGTTGGCGACACGGCTTCGACTGTCACTCCAATCGCATGCATGGAAAGGAAAACAACGGTCTGCAAAATCCAGCGTCTATCCCGGCATCTGCGCGCCACGCCAAACCTGGCATTGCTGACGGGCAACCTCATGCAACGAATTGTGTACGCCGTAGATACGGCGCAACCACATGGCGTCGCTGACGCCGTCGGTCACCGTGCGCTTGATGATATCGAGGCCCTCCTCCGCGCCCAGAATGCGCGCATGCTCGGCGATCGCTTCCAGCGTGAGGAGTATGTCGCCCCGAATCGGACTGCGATGCCCACTCTCCGGATTCACGCATAGACCATCGAGCCCATAGCGGCAGGCCATGAACCGGTTCGCCCGATACACTTCGTAATCACGCTCACTGAGATGCAATGGCTTATCGACCAGCAGATAACGCGCAACGGCCTGGATATAAGCCGCGATCGCGGCGGCCCATTCGACGCGCAGCGGCGTGTCCATGACACGTATCTCAATCGTGCCGTATCCCGGGCTTGGACGTATGTCCCAGTAGAAATCCTTCAGGCTATTGACGAGGCCCGTCTTCGCCATGCGCTCGAAATACTCTTCGAACGCCGACCACGTCGTCACGAACGGCGCTCGCCCCGACAAAGGAAAGGGAGCAACCGAATTGAGCCGGGCGCACTGGAACTTCG contains these protein-coding regions:
- a CDS encoding MOSC and FAD-binding oxidoreductase domain-containing protein; its protein translation is MARLLSVNVGLPRDIEWNGRTVHTGIWKLPVQGRCVARRLGLEGDGQGDLGGHGGEQRAVLAYQIDSYRHWEASLNRKAFGFGQFSENFTIDGMPDREVCIGDVYQIGHAIFEVTQPRVTCYRLGIRMDEPRMPALLTSSGRPGFYLRVLQEGDVGAGDEIIKLRSAKEQMTVEEINALLYSPDHPRDRLERALCIDALSPGWRRSFNTLLGSIEAGATSGNAGLAPAAASNAVAPGFRPLTVVAIQTESADVLSFVFEATDGLPLQQARPGQYVVLRLRQSADDAPFFRSYSLSGAPSTGRYRISVKVEPDGVAGTYLGGRVRVGDTLDVSAPRGDFILKEGTNPVVLLSAGIGVTPVLSMLNALSAAGVERQVLWIHAARDGKHHPLSAESGHLLSMLEHGRSYVCYSAPAAGDRIGVDFDDTGRVSQTMLEKVGLPADADVYLCGPTSFMQDMKRTLGEGMGVPGSRLHMERFGGVESLNPGMTDTSVRAPHLPVAASTEGPLVSFARSGIATHWNALSYQSILELAEACDVPVRWSCRSGICHNCESGLVSGAVAYAPEPLDKPADGNVLICCARPVGDVVVDL
- a CDS encoding aldo/keto reductase, producing the protein MDAPTDFQLRKIPLKHGPGAMPAIGFGTLIPDPATTRTAVYDALTEGFRHFDCAERYRNESEVGEALQKGLAANGIAREEVFVTTKLWNSNHRPERVPQAFEASCKKLGIDYLDLYLIHTPFAFQPGDDQDPRDQNGDVIYDDGVTLLDTWRAMEALVDGGKCRAIGLSDITLSDLQPLYEVARIKPAAVQVEAHPYLPETELLEFCNGNGIVFLAFAPLGHGIRPGPLDDPVVAAIAARVEKTPAQVLLAWAVQRGTAMLTTPKTAARARENFSIAALPADAFEAIDQIQTRRRYNEVVKTGTPGFIPSRK
- a CDS encoding YbdK family carboxylate-amine ligase; this encodes MLQPFASSDPFTMGVELEVQVVNTHDYNLTKAATELLNRVSEQTFAGAIKPETTEGMIELSTGICQNFDQARSELQGLRDTLVRAADFLNVGVCGGGTNFFQNWYDQRSDGRERSEYLMGLYGALYQQFTIFGQHVHVGCPDPDSALVLLHSLSRYVPHFIALAASSPYVQGSDTKFQCARLNSVAPFPLSGRAPFVTTWSAFEEYFERMAKTGLVNSLKDFYWDIRPSPGYGTIEIRVMDTPLRVEWAAAIAAYIQAVARYLLVDKPLHLSERDYEVYRANRFMACRYGLDGLCVNPESGHRSPIRGDILLTLEAIAEHARILGAEEGLDIIKRTVTDGVSDAMWLRRIYGVHNSLHEVARQQCQVWRGAQMPG